One genomic segment of Candidatus Saccharimonas sp. includes these proteins:
- a CDS encoding PadR family transcriptional regulator: MKEQESIEKYASQISTQMRKGFMAFCVLKVCAKKPVYTSDIIKELREAKMVVVEGTIYPLLSRLQKDGLLSHEWQESEQGPPRKYYSITEFGASVCEKVSEEISKLNKTISKL; the protein is encoded by the coding sequence ATGAAGGAACAAGAAAGTATTGAAAAATATGCTTCACAAATTTCAACCCAGATGCGAAAAGGTTTTATGGCGTTTTGCGTGCTAAAAGTTTGTGCAAAAAAGCCAGTTTACACCAGCGATATCATTAAAGAATTGCGTGAAGCTAAAATGGTTGTGGTCGAAGGAACAATTTATCCGTTACTATCAAGACTGCAAAAAGATGGATTATTAAGCCATGAATGGCAAGAAAGTGAGCAAGGTCCACCTAGAAAATATTATTCAATAACTGAATTTGGCGCTAGTGTTTGTGAAAAGGTTAGCGAAGAAATCAGCAAATTAAATAAAACAATCAGCAAACTTTAA
- the galE gene encoding UDP-glucose 4-epimerase GalE has protein sequence MAILVTGGAGFIGAHTSIELLENNEEIIIIDNFLNSKPKALERIREISGKDFKFYEVDILNKDGLRKIFQENNIEQVIHFAGLKAVGESVEKPLEYYKNNIQGTISLLEIMREFNVYDIVFSSSATVYGDKNPVPYREEMPCETATNPYGYTKVVIEHILKDLAKADTHWSITILRYFNPIGAHESGLIGEDPQGIPNNLMPYISQVAIGKREKLSIFGDDYETPDGTGVRDYIHVVDLAKGHLKALESNRKNGGVKIYNLGSGSGVSVLELVRAFEKASGKKISFEITSRRAGDIAFCYADVTKAEKELGWKTEKTLEEMCRDSWNWQSKNPNGLV, from the coding sequence ATGGCGATTTTAGTAACTGGCGGTGCAGGATTTATTGGTGCTCACACTTCAATTGAACTTCTTGAAAATAATGAAGAAATTATAATTATTGATAATTTTCTGAATTCAAAACCTAAGGCTTTAGAGAGAATTCGTGAAATTTCGGGTAAGGATTTTAAATTTTATGAAGTTGATATTTTAAATAAAGATGGGCTTCGAAAAATTTTTCAAGAAAATAATATTGAGCAAGTGATACATTTTGCAGGCTTAAAAGCAGTTGGCGAAAGTGTTGAGAAGCCACTTGAATACTATAAAAACAATATTCAAGGAACAATTTCTCTTTTGGAAATTATGCGAGAGTTTAACGTTTATGATATTGTTTTTTCTTCAAGCGCAACAGTTTATGGCGACAAAAATCCAGTTCCTTATCGAGAAGAAATGCCTTGTGAAACAGCAACAAATCCTTATGGGTATACTAAAGTTGTGATTGAGCATATTTTGAAAGATTTAGCAAAGGCTGATACGCACTGGTCGATTACAATTTTGCGATATTTCAACCCAATTGGTGCGCATGAAAGCGGTTTAATTGGTGAAGATCCACAAGGAATTCCAAACAATTTGATGCCGTATATTTCTCAAGTTGCCATTGGAAAACGAGAAAAACTTTCAATTTTTGGCGATGATTACGAAACTCCTGATGGCACAGGAGTGCGTGACTATATTCATGTTGTAGATTTAGCTAAGGGTCATTTAAAAGCATTAGAAAGTAACCGCAAGAATGGTGGCGTTAAAATTTATAATCTCGGTTCAGGCTCGGGAGTGAGTGTTTTGGAACTAGTTCGTGCTTTCGAAAAAGCCTCCGGCAAAAAGATTTCTTTCGAAATTACCTCGCGCCGTGCAGGTGATATTGCATTTTGTTATGCCGATGTTACTAAGGCTGAAAAAGAACTTGGCTGGAAAACTGAAAAAACACTTGAGGAGATGTGTCGAGATTCGTGGAATTGGCAAAGTAAAAATCCGAATGGGCTAGTGTAA